TCGATGTGCGGGAAAGCGGGTATAACAACGAATACACCTTCAACTTCGGCGGGAACATCGCCGACCGCGTATTCTTCGGCATCGGCGTCGGGGTGACCGACCTCAAATACGAACTCATATCGGACTATGGCGAAAACCTTTACGGGACAAACGGCGAGACCGAAATCGACGCCACGCTCTATCCCATGACCACATCGGAATATTCGCTCTACAACGAGCTGGTTCTCAACGGGACGGGCGTCAACTTCAAGGCCGGACTCATCGCCTACGTCACCAACTCGTGGCGCATCGGAGCCGCCATACACACCCCCACCTATTATTCGGTGCGCCGCACCGCCTATGGCGACATCATCAACAACTACATTTACCTCGAAAATCAACTCGAAACGCAAGCCCGCTCGCAAAGCGACACCCCGGTGTCGACCCAGCACTTCTCGTTGCGCACCCCCCTGCGTTTCATGGTGGGCACCTCCTACCAGATAGGCTACAAGGCCATCATCAGCGCCGACTATGAATACACGGCCTACTCAAAAATGAAGATGAGCGACGAGAACGGCTATGAAGATGTTTATGCCTATGACAACAGCGACATCGGCAACTACTTGAAAAATACCCATACGATACGCGTCGGCGGGGAATACCGCGTCACCCCGCAGTTGAGCCTGCGGGTAGGCTACTCCTACACCAGCAGCCCCGTCTCGGACGACTGGCTCGACAACCGCGTGTATGTCCCCACGGCCGGCACCTTGCCCAGCTACTCCCTGGGACGCACCAAGAACAACTACTCGGGAGGCATAGGATACCGCTTCCGTCACGTTTACATCGATGCGGCCTACATGCACCGCCGCACCAGCGAAGAGGTCATGGCCTACTCGGCGATTCCGGAGAAAAATATCTCCGGGTCGGAAATTGCCCACTTGATAACGAAAAATAACAATATAATTCTTACCTTTGGGGTGAAATTTTAAGAATAGAACCAAGCGGCTCTTTTTTTCACGAAAGAGGATTTATAATAGAGACAATAAAAACAACCTGAAATAAAACAATGAAAAAACTGATTTTCCTTCTCGGATTCCTCCTGACATTCGGTTTGGGACAAGCACAGATGCAAGACCCGGTTCATTGGAAATTCTCCATGACCGATGTGTCTAAAACCGAAAAAGAGTTACAATTCACAGCCAAAATCGACGACCATTGGCATGTCTACGGATTACACATTCCCGAAGACGGACCCAATCCCACCTCATTCACCTTCACCTCGGTCGAAGGAGCCGAACTGGTGGGTGAAGTAACTTCGCCGTCGAATCTGATTACAAAGTATGACGAGACTTTCGGCATGGAGCTCAACTGGTATGAAAAAGAGGTCACCTTCGTCCAACGCATCAAACTCACCGGCGAGACCTTCACGGTAAAAGGCTATCTGCGCTATATGTGCTGCGACGACCAGTCGTGCC
This genomic window from Candidatus Caccoplasma merdavium contains:
- a CDS encoding outer membrane protein transport protein — translated: MYKITKKIGLLLFLTAGFAANTSAQSAIEALKLTDTDLLGTARFVSMGGAFTALGGDISTLSQNPAGIGVYRTNEVVTTLTIAPQSTQVTNLAGNSRNSKTRVNFDNLGFVGTFNFRGTMLRNINFGVAYNSRKNYARNYRVNYNSLNGSLTNAIAGLCSENPNNLLTSNGAYENGAAWLDVLAYDNFLIAYSPTATAANNSYYGLFADGSTSGNGYLDVRESGYNNEYTFNFGGNIADRVFFGIGVGVTDLKYELISDYGENLYGTNGETEIDATLYPMTTSEYSLYNELVLNGTGVNFKAGLIAYVTNSWRIGAAIHTPTYYSVRRTAYGDIINNYIYLENQLETQARSQSDTPVSTQHFSLRTPLRFMVGTSYQIGYKAIISADYEYTAYSKMKMSDENGYEDVYAYDNSDIGNYLKNTHTIRVGGEYRVTPQLSLRVGYSYTSSPVSDDWLDNRVYVPTAGTLPSYSLGRTKNNYSGGIGYRFRHVYIDAAYMHRRTSEEVMAYSAIPEKNISGSEIAHLITKNNNIILTFGVKF